Proteins from a single region of Thermococcus sp. CX2:
- the moaC gene encoding cyclic pyranopterin monophosphate synthase MoaC, which translates to MKELTHVDEKGVKMVEVGHKSEVFRRAVAKGRIRLRPETIELIKAGKTKKGNVIATAQIAGILAVKKTPELIPLCHPIPLTGVDITFEFGEDYIEATCEVRATYKTGVEMEALTGVTLALLTIWDMVKAVEKDEQGQYPFTRIEDVHVVEKVKEE; encoded by the coding sequence ATGAAGGAACTCACCCATGTCGATGAGAAGGGCGTTAAGATGGTTGAGGTCGGCCACAAGAGCGAGGTCTTCAGGAGGGCCGTTGCCAAGGGCAGGATAAGGCTCAGGCCAGAGACGATAGAGCTCATAAAGGCCGGAAAGACGAAGAAGGGCAACGTCATAGCGACGGCACAGATAGCGGGCATTCTGGCGGTCAAAAAGACCCCCGAGCTCATACCACTCTGCCATCCGATACCGCTGACGGGCGTGGATATAACCTTCGAGTTCGGCGAGGACTACATAGAGGCCACCTGCGAGGTTCGGGCGACCTATAAGACCGGAGTCGAGATGGAGGCCCTGACGGGGGTAACCCTCGCGCTGCTGACTATATGGGACATGGTTAAGGCCGTCGAGAAGGACGAGCAGGGTCAGTATCCGTTTACGAGGATCGAGGACGTTCACGTCGTGGAGAAGGTGAAGGAGGAATAA
- a CDS encoding endonuclease MutS2, protein MTLKLNPEARAIYKAIREDIKRRLVLPGSSAILDRFEPVGDKDEILQRQAYLRENLPRIRPELKDYLSKIRPIKFRRDFLHDRILIVDESELEKAENLNLCEVSTSLEDAEGYPLVLSTVGYGIDVELTPSDIAPELYVMPLWENRETLIALAKIGILTGGGSVAGEILDALKELEEVMNKSSLLDSLDEIIAGKERELNEKISEKLEKFSLTLSGKELLEFLSELKAGNYEAIFSHFGEVEGEILDLINEAEEELSEKLGVTIELFSREELYPVTVPPERVEMLREELEKELKVELYLKSREVLGKIRPLLARLKEELAKVYELDFLRAVKEFAEGFVFPELWDGGIAFINGRHLFIENPQPVSYVVGRKPENFALPGAEKVKDEPVVILTGANSGGKTSLLELITQITLLAHMGLPVPAEKAWVEPLDELFFFRRKRSVYGAGAFETALRSFVRALKGKGRKLILIDEFEAITEPGAAVKIIGELLKVAHERGFYVVIVSHLGEDLKRELPFARVDGIEAKGLDENLNLIVDRQPKFGTLGRSTPELIVERLARKKRGKEREIFERVWRAFR, encoded by the coding sequence ATGACGCTCAAGCTTAACCCAGAGGCCAGGGCGATATACAAAGCCATCCGCGAGGATATAAAGAGAAGGTTAGTCCTTCCTGGGAGTTCAGCTATTCTCGACCGCTTCGAGCCCGTGGGTGATAAAGACGAAATCCTCCAGAGACAGGCCTATCTGAGGGAGAACCTCCCGCGGATTAGACCCGAGCTTAAGGACTACCTCTCGAAAATCAGGCCCATAAAGTTCAGGCGGGACTTCCTCCACGACAGGATTCTGATAGTTGACGAGAGCGAGCTTGAAAAAGCAGAGAATTTAAACCTCTGCGAGGTCTCGACGAGCCTTGAGGATGCCGAGGGCTATCCGCTCGTACTCAGCACGGTTGGCTACGGTATAGACGTTGAGCTTACCCCTTCTGATATAGCCCCCGAGCTCTACGTTATGCCCCTTTGGGAAAACCGAGAGACGTTGATAGCATTGGCGAAAATCGGGATACTGACCGGAGGGGGAAGCGTCGCGGGAGAAATATTAGATGCCCTCAAAGAGCTTGAGGAGGTCATGAACAAAAGCTCCCTTCTCGATTCTCTCGACGAGATAATAGCCGGGAAGGAGCGCGAACTGAACGAGAAGATTTCAGAAAAGCTCGAGAAGTTCAGCCTGACGCTGAGCGGGAAAGAGCTGCTTGAATTCCTGAGCGAGCTTAAAGCTGGGAACTACGAGGCGATTTTCTCACACTTCGGAGAGGTGGAGGGCGAAATTTTAGACCTCATCAACGAGGCCGAGGAAGAGCTGAGCGAAAAGCTCGGCGTCACGATTGAGTTGTTCTCCCGTGAGGAGCTCTATCCCGTTACAGTTCCCCCAGAGAGAGTTGAAATGCTGAGAGAGGAACTTGAGAAGGAGCTCAAGGTGGAGCTCTACCTCAAGAGCCGAGAGGTTCTCGGAAAAATCCGTCCGCTTCTGGCCAGGCTCAAGGAGGAGCTGGCGAAGGTCTACGAGCTGGACTTCCTGAGGGCAGTGAAGGAGTTTGCGGAGGGCTTTGTCTTCCCCGAGCTCTGGGACGGTGGAATCGCGTTCATCAACGGCAGGCACCTATTCATCGAGAACCCCCAGCCGGTGAGTTACGTCGTCGGGAGAAAGCCCGAGAACTTTGCCCTTCCCGGCGCAGAGAAGGTAAAGGACGAGCCCGTAGTAATCCTCACCGGTGCGAACAGCGGTGGAAAAACTTCACTCCTGGAGCTGATCACACAGATAACGCTCCTCGCCCACATGGGGCTGCCCGTTCCGGCGGAGAAAGCATGGGTGGAGCCTCTCGACGAGCTGTTCTTCTTCAGGCGTAAGAGGAGCGTCTATGGTGCCGGAGCCTTTGAGACGGCCTTGAGGTCGTTCGTCAGGGCGCTGAAGGGCAAGGGCAGAAAGCTGATCCTTATAGATGAGTTCGAGGCCATAACCGAGCCAGGAGCGGCCGTTAAGATAATCGGCGAACTTCTCAAGGTGGCCCACGAGAGGGGCTTTTACGTCGTCATAGTTTCACACCTCGGAGAGGACCTGAAGAGGGAGCTGCCCTTCGCGAGGGTTGACGGCATAGAGGCCAAAGGTCTGGACGAGAACCTCAACCTCATTGTGGACAGACAGCCGAAGTTTGGAACGCTCGGAAGAAGCACGCCCGAGCTCATAGTTGAGCGCCTTGCTAGGAAGAAGCGTGGAAAAGAGAGGGAGATCTTCGAGAGGGTTTGGAGGGCGTTCCGCTAA
- a CDS encoding Kae1-associated kinase Bud32 — protein sequence MELIKQGAEAKIYLADFGELYFPWDNEKIIIKHRIPKRYRIREIDERLRKERTVREARVLHRAKEFGVNCPYVYEVDLRDMKITMEFIEGERLKELLESLPMEERLELCREIGRQVGKLHEAGIVHGDLTTSNMILRGGKVYLIDFGLADFDPTLEAQGVDLHLLKRAMESTHYTWFEEGFEAVLEGYAEVRGREKAAELKAKVEEIESRGRYRERSWVS from the coding sequence GTGGAGCTGATAAAGCAGGGCGCGGAGGCAAAGATTTATCTCGCGGACTTCGGTGAACTGTACTTTCCCTGGGATAACGAGAAGATCATCATCAAGCACAGGATTCCAAAGCGCTACCGCATAAGGGAAATAGATGAAAGGTTGAGAAAGGAGCGCACCGTTCGCGAGGCGAGGGTTCTCCACAGGGCCAAGGAGTTCGGTGTTAACTGTCCCTACGTTTACGAGGTTGATCTGAGGGACATGAAGATAACCATGGAGTTCATAGAGGGGGAAAGACTGAAGGAGCTCCTTGAGAGCCTCCCGATGGAGGAAAGGCTGGAGCTATGCCGGGAAATCGGCAGGCAGGTAGGAAAGCTCCACGAGGCCGGAATAGTGCATGGCGACTTGACTACCTCGAACATGATACTCCGTGGTGGGAAAGTTTACCTGATTGACTTCGGCTTGGCGGACTTCGATCCTACGCTGGAGGCCCAGGGGGTTGACCTCCACCTGCTCAAGAGGGCCATGGAGAGCACGCATTACACCTGGTTCGAGGAGGGCTTTGAAGCGGTGCTGGAAGGCTATGCTGAGGTCAGGGGCAGAGAGAAGGCAGCAGAGCTGAAAGCTAAGGTTGAAGAAATCGAGAGCAGGGGACGGTACAGGGAGAGGAGCTGGGTGAGTTAG